The DNA window CAGTGCAGTTTCGCCACGGCATCGAGGAATCGGTCGATGTCGGTGTCGGAGACGAAGTAGTGCGGTGACGCCCGCACCACCGCGTCGAGTCCGCGCCCGGTCATGTCCAGCAGGGTGGACGAGCGACCGCTCACCGTCACCGTGATCTGCTTGTCCGCCAAGGCTTCTCGGACGTCGGCGGCGTCGATGCCGTCGACCGTGAAGGTGACGATGCCGCACCTCTGCTTGCCGAGGTCGTGGACGCCGACCCCCGGCAGGGTGCTCAGTCCGGCGCGGACGACTTCCGCCCGAGTCGCGACAGCGTTTGCCGCGTAATCGATTCCGATGCCCAATAGGTAGTCGACGGCGGCGCCCAGGCCGAGCCGGGCTGCCACGTCGCACTCCCACAGTTCGAACCGGGTCGCATCCGGTGCGGCCCGATACGCGTCCGGGGCGGTCCACTCGGCACCGTGCAGATCCAGGGCCGACGGCTCCAGGGAGCTCGCGAGTTCCGAACGCACGTAGAGAAATCCGGTTCCGCGCGGACCGCGCAGCCACTTCCGGCCCGTCGCCGACAGGGCGTCGACGCCGAGCGCCGCGACGTCGATCGGCACCTGGCCCGTCGACTGGCACGCGTCCAGCAGGACCAGGGCGCCGTGCCGGTGCGCGGCGTCGACCACCTCCCGCACGGGATTCACCAGGCCGCCGTTGGTGGGGACGTGGACGAGCGAGACGAGTCGTACGCGGTCGTCGAGCATCCGGTCGAGGGCCTCGAGATCGATGGACCCGCTCGGGTCGCTGGGGACGGCCTCGACGGTCGCACCCGTCGCCGCGGCGCGGCGCAGCGCGGTGATCGCGTTGCTGGCGTACTCCACCTGGGAGATGAGGATCCGATCGCCGGGCTCGAAGCGGAGTGCGGTGACGAATTCGCTCCAGGCCCGGGTGGCGCTGTCGAGGAGCGCGATCTCCGACGGCGTGGCGCCGATCAGCCGCGCGAGCGATTCCCGGACGGCGGCCAGGTCGTCGGCACGCTCGGCCGCGGCGACGTATCCGCCCACTTCCGCCTCGCGTCGCAGATGTCCGATCACGGTGGCGAGCACGGGTTGTGGTGGCAGAGAAGACCCCGCACTGTCGAGAAACACCCGTTCGAGGCAGCCCGGGGTGTCGTGGCGGAGCCGTTCCAGATCGAGCATCGACAAATCCTCCTGAGCGGTAGCCAGGGCGGGGACTGGGCCTTAGTCTCGACAACGACACTCGACCGCCCCCGAGGGGAGGATGGCATGGTTGTCGCAGTCGAGTCCACCTGCTTCAGCTCGCGTCCCGCAGCCGAGTCGTACGTAGGTGGCGTGTGCTTCAAGCTGGGTCCGCCCCAGCTGATCGGTGCCGAGCTCGAATGGCTCACCGCGGGCGCCGGTCCCGTACCCGCTCGTCCCGAGCTGGCCGCCGTCGCCGCAGCTCTCGGCCCCCATGCTCCGCGATCGATCGTCCCGGATTCTCCCGCCCGCCCGTTGCCGGCGGGCGGTCTCGTCACCGTCGAGCCCGGCGGCCAGATCGAGATCTCGAGTGCGCCGCACGCCGATGCCGCCGCACTGTGCGAGGCCCTCGCGTCCGACGAACGCACCCTTCGCACCCTTCTCGCAGCCCAGTCGATCACCACCCACGCGCACGCGGCCGACACCCGCCGCGACCCGCGCCGCCTGCTCGAGCTGCCCCGCTACCGAGCCATGGAAGAGCGGTTCGACGGCATCGGCCCGTACGGCAGACTCATGATGTGCAACACCGCTGCCGTGCAGGTCAGCGTCGATGCGGGGGCCGACACCGCAGACGTCGCTCGGCGGTGGAACACGCTGCACGCGATCGGTCCCGCACTCGTCGCCGCCTTCGCGTGCTCACCCCGGCTGTACGGGATTCCGGCGGGGGAGTGGGCGTCGCAGCGGATGCGGACCTGGCTCGAGCTGGACCCGCCCCGAACCGCGGGCCCCGGTGACGAACTCGCCGATCCGGTGGCGGACTACGCCCGCTGGGTGCTCGACGTTCCGCTGCTGTGCGTCCGGCGGGACGGGCCGTGCTGGACGGCACCCCCGGACGCGACGTTCGCGGACTGGATCGACGGCGCGCTCGACGACGAACTCGGCCGGCGCCCCACCGAGGCGGACCTCGACTATCACCTCACGACGGTCTTCCCGCCGGTGCGGGCCGTCGGGCACCTCGAGGTGCGCTACCTGGACGCGCAGCCGGGCGACGGCTGGCGACTGCCGGTGGCAGCACTCGACGCGTTGTCGAGAGCGCCCGGGACCATCGACGTCGCCGCACCGACACGGGGCCGGTGGCACGAGGCGGCGCGTGACGGACTCGCGAACGACGACCTGCGCGACGGGGCAGTGGCACTGCTCGAACTCGCGGCCGAGTACACGCCGGACCCCGGCTTCGCGCAGCAACTCGGTGCGGCGGCACGGCGATGTCGTAGCCGCCTGCAGCCGGCGGAGGGGTGCTGGTGACCGGCCTTCGCGAACAGCTCGAGACCGTGCTGGCGCGCGCCCGGCGGCGCAGCGACGCGCTCACCGACTGCGTCGACGAGCGCGACCTGGTGGCTCAGCACTCGCCGCTGATGAGTCCGCTGGTGTGGGACCTCGCCCACATCGGGAACCAGGAGGAACTGTGGCTCGTCCGGGACGTCGGGGGGCGTGACCCGGTTCGCGCCGACATCGACGAACTGTACGACGCGTTCAAACACGCGCGGTCGACCCGTCCGACACTTCCGTTGCTGGGCCCCGCGGAGGCCCGGCGGTACGTCGCGCAGGTCCGGGACAAGTCGTGGGACGTGCTGGACGCGAGCACGTTCCGCGGTAGCCCGCTCGAGCGGAACGGTTTCGCGTTCGCCATGATCGCGCAGCACGAACAGCAACACGACGAGACGATGCTCGCGACGCACCAGCTGCGGACCGGGCCGGCGGTGCTGAGCGCGCCGCCGGTGCCCGTCGCCGTCAGCCCCGTGCGCGATCGTGAAGTCGTCATCGCCGCGGGCGAGTTCACGATGGGGGTGTCCGACGACCCGTGGGCCCTCGACAACGAGCGGCCCGCGCACACCGTGTTCGTCGACGCCTTCGCGATCGACACCGTCCCGGTGAGCAACGCCGACTACGCCGAGTTCATCGACGACGGTGGCTACCGGCGCCGCGAGCTGTGGGACGAGCGCGGCTGGCGGCATCGCACGGAGGCCGGACTCGAGGCACCTCAGTTCTGGACCGGTGACGGGTCCGGGAACTGGTGGCGGCGCCGATTCGGGGTGCTCGAGCCCGTGCCGCCGGACGAGCCGGTGATGCACGTGTGCTGGTTCGAGGCACAGGCGTACGCGCGGTGGGCGGGCAAACGGCTTCCCACCGAGGCGGAGTGGGAGAAGGCGGCCCGCTGGCATCCCGCCAGCGGCAGGTCGCGCCGGTACCCGTGGGGCGAGGACGAACCGGACCACACCCGCGCCAATCTGGGACAGCGGCACCTGGGGCCGGCGCCGGTCGGCTCCTACCCGGCCGGTACGTCGCCGTCCGGCGTGCGGCAGCTGATCGGGGACGTGTGGGAGTGGACGTCGTCGCCGTTCAGCGGCTACCCGGGATTCCGGGCGTTTCCCTACCGTGAGTACTCCGAGGTGTTCTTCGGCGGCGACTACCGCGTGCTGCGCGGCGGCTCGTTCGGCACCGACCCGGTTGCGTGCCGAGGGACGTTCCGGAACTGGGACCACCCCGTCCGGCGGCAGATCTTCGCAGGATTCCGCTGCGCGAGGGACCTCTGATGTGCCGACACCTCGGCTACATCGGCCCCACCCGGTCGGTGCGGGAGGTGATCACGGCGG is part of the Rhodococcus sp. SGAir0479 genome and encodes:
- the egtB gene encoding ergothioneine biosynthesis protein EgtB, whose product is MTGLREQLETVLARARRRSDALTDCVDERDLVAQHSPLMSPLVWDLAHIGNQEELWLVRDVGGRDPVRADIDELYDAFKHARSTRPTLPLLGPAEARRYVAQVRDKSWDVLDASTFRGSPLERNGFAFAMIAQHEQQHDETMLATHQLRTGPAVLSAPPVPVAVSPVRDREVVIAAGEFTMGVSDDPWALDNERPAHTVFVDAFAIDTVPVSNADYAEFIDDGGYRRRELWDERGWRHRTEAGLEAPQFWTGDGSGNWWRRRFGVLEPVPPDEPVMHVCWFEAQAYARWAGKRLPTEAEWEKAARWHPASGRSRRYPWGEDEPDHTRANLGQRHLGPAPVGSYPAGTSPSGVRQLIGDVWEWTSSPFSGYPGFRAFPYREYSEVFFGGDYRVLRGGSFGTDPVACRGTFRNWDHPVRRQIFAGFRCARDL
- a CDS encoding aminotransferase class V-fold PLP-dependent enzyme — encoded protein: MLDLERLRHDTPGCLERVFLDSAGSSLPPQPVLATVIGHLRREAEVGGYVAAAERADDLAAVRESLARLIGATPSEIALLDSATRAWSEFVTALRFEPGDRILISQVEYASNAITALRRAAATGATVEAVPSDPSGSIDLEALDRMLDDRVRLVSLVHVPTNGGLVNPVREVVDAAHRHGALVLLDACQSTGQVPIDVAALGVDALSATGRKWLRGPRGTGFLYVRSELASSLEPSALDLHGAEWTAPDAYRAAPDATRFELWECDVAARLGLGAAVDYLLGIGIDYAANAVATRAEVVRAGLSTLPGVGVHDLGKQRCGIVTFTVDGIDAADVREALADKQITVTVSGRSSTLLDMTGRGLDAVVRASPHYFVSDTDIDRFLDAVAKLH
- the egtA gene encoding ergothioneine biosynthesis glutamate--cysteine ligase EgtA codes for the protein MVVAVESTCFSSRPAAESYVGGVCFKLGPPQLIGAELEWLTAGAGPVPARPELAAVAAALGPHAPRSIVPDSPARPLPAGGLVTVEPGGQIEISSAPHADAAALCEALASDERTLRTLLAAQSITTHAHAADTRRDPRRLLELPRYRAMEERFDGIGPYGRLMMCNTAAVQVSVDAGADTADVARRWNTLHAIGPALVAAFACSPRLYGIPAGEWASQRMRTWLELDPPRTAGPGDELADPVADYARWVLDVPLLCVRRDGPCWTAPPDATFADWIDGALDDELGRRPTEADLDYHLTTVFPPVRAVGHLEVRYLDAQPGDGWRLPVAALDALSRAPGTIDVAAPTRGRWHEAARDGLANDDLRDGAVALLELAAEYTPDPGFAQQLGAAARRCRSRLQPAEGCW